Genomic DNA from Emys orbicularis isolate rEmyOrb1 chromosome 18, rEmyOrb1.hap1, whole genome shotgun sequence:
AAAACCTCATTTTTTATTGTTTCCCATGTTAAAATGTTTAAACTTGTCAAAGTAGGTCAAGACTCTGCAGGACACCAGCCCATAATAAGTTTCCAGTAAAGTGCAGTCTTTTCCATCACTTATCTCCCTCCATTCTTTAAATAGCTCATCTTTCATTTCGGAAGAGGTGAAAATGAATTTGTAGCAACATCGATTGTATCTAATGTGCTTTTTCCCAGAAAATCTAGAACTTTGAATGGGTATGATGCCAGCGTTCTTAGCACAGATTCCAACAAAGACGTCGGGAGGAACCAAAACTGGTGTTTCCTTGGCAACAATGTATATCTTCCGAGCAATATCCTGGGAAATGACAAAAGCCATTCCACTACAGTAATCTGGGTAATACTCTTCTTGGTATTGACTGAGAGAAACAAAGCTCTGGCTTTGAGGGTCTCTGTCAGGCATATCTTGATGAATGACCCTTCCAATATAAATATCCTCGAGATGTGTTCTTAAGCTAAGCAAGTATTCAGCCAAACTTGGAATGTTGACAAACATTTCTTCATTGGTTTTGAGAATAAACCTTGCGGTGGAACAGAATGTTACAGTCCATTCCATGCTCATCACAGTCTTCAGTGTCTGATTCTCAAAAGAATCAAGGAAGTTTCCTTCAATGATGTCTCTATGCTTTTGAGACTCT
This window encodes:
- the B3GALT9 gene encoding beta-1,3-galactosyltransferase 9, with amino-acid sequence MFCRLRTHQWCFIIFNIMLFHALLFGGDLLEEYFLHSLPVTYTDMKILKIREKARKLDMDPLKTNMSKSYIISSSEVCSDQEIFLLVIVCSSPENSTRRNLIRRTWGNVTGIRGYAVLVLFALGKAASEAIQLDISEESQKHRDIIEGNFLDSFENQTLKTVMSMEWTVTFCSTARFILKTNEEMFVNIPSLAEYLLSLRTHLEDIYIGRVIHQDMPDRDPQSQSFVSLSQYQEEYYPDYCSGMAFVISQDIARKIYIVAKETPVLVPPDVFVGICAKNAGIIPIQSSRFSGKKHIRYNRCCYKFIFTSSEMKDELFKEWREISDGKDCTLLETYYGLVSCRVLTYFDKFKHFNMGNNKK